From the Spiribacter sp. 2438 genome, one window contains:
- a CDS encoding cation-transporting P-type ATPase — MSEDWHARDSEAVVEALRTRSGGLDAAEVEERRERHGPNRLRPPAKAGPLKRFLKHLHNILIYILIAAAVGTALLGHWVDTGVIIAVVLINTLIGFVQEGRAEKALDAIRQMLSPSAMVIREGRRHEIPADEIVPGDLVALQPGDKVPADLRLIDIKNLQIEEAVLTGESVPVEKSLDPVSAEADLGDRIGMAYSGTLVTFGRGTGVVVATGEDTQLGRISGMLTEVEGLETPLVRQMEQFGRWLAVIIIGISALTFAFGYWVRSYPLDEMFLAAASLAVSTIPEGLPAIMTIALAVGVQKMARRNAIIRRLPGVETLGSVSVICSDKTGTLTRNEMTVQTVAMARDLVDVEGVGYAPEGAFLRDQQVIEPRDEAVLGEALRGALLCNDSMLHHRDGDWTLEGNPTEGALLTLALKAGLESEQIQRESPRVDVIPFESDHKYMATLHHDHAGHGVVYLKGAPERILDLCHTHATVRGPEPLRKADWLEVMETIAGRGQRILALARRATTHDVHQLDYGDIESGGFELVALLGIIDPPRDEAIAAVADCASARVQVKMITGDHLATAYAVAQQLGIVRSESRHAMAGHEIDEMDDEALREAALQCDVFARTTPEHKLRLVRALQAGGRVVAMTGDGVNDAPALKRADVGVAMGNKGTEAAKEASEMVLADDNFASIAHAVEEGRTVYDNIRKAILHMLPTNAGQSLTIMMAILMGLTLPLTPVQVLWVNMVTSVTLAMALAFEKSEPGVMDRAPRDPNAPLLSGFLLWRIPFVAILLWIGTFGHFVWMETVAQVPQEVARTVAINTLVAGQAFYLLTLRLIHEPVLVGFAVFRSSAMWIAIGILAVLQLAFTYAPWANALFGTAPIGPGDWLRIMAFGAAVFVVVELEKLVRLLMRRHQERMA, encoded by the coding sequence GTGAGCGAAGATTGGCATGCCAGAGACTCCGAAGCCGTCGTTGAGGCGCTGAGGACCCGCTCCGGGGGTCTCGATGCCGCCGAGGTGGAGGAGCGGCGCGAGCGCCACGGCCCCAATCGCCTTCGCCCACCCGCCAAAGCCGGACCGCTCAAGCGGTTTCTGAAGCATCTCCATAACATCCTGATTTATATCCTGATTGCAGCCGCGGTGGGCACGGCGCTGCTGGGGCATTGGGTGGACACCGGCGTGATCATCGCGGTGGTGCTCATCAATACCCTCATCGGTTTCGTCCAGGAAGGTCGCGCCGAGAAGGCGCTGGATGCCATTCGGCAGATGCTGTCGCCGAGCGCCATGGTGATCCGTGAGGGGCGACGCCATGAAATCCCGGCCGATGAAATCGTTCCGGGGGACTTGGTAGCGCTGCAGCCCGGGGACAAGGTGCCGGCGGACTTGCGCCTAATTGACATCAAAAACCTCCAGATCGAGGAGGCGGTGCTCACCGGCGAGTCGGTGCCGGTGGAAAAATCCCTGGACCCGGTATCCGCCGAGGCGGATCTGGGGGATCGTATCGGCATGGCCTATTCCGGGACTCTGGTGACCTTCGGGCGGGGCACCGGGGTGGTGGTGGCCACCGGTGAGGACACGCAGCTCGGGCGCATCTCGGGGATGCTCACCGAGGTGGAGGGGCTCGAGACACCGCTGGTGCGCCAGATGGAGCAGTTCGGGCGCTGGCTGGCGGTCATCATAATCGGCATTTCCGCACTCACCTTCGCGTTTGGTTACTGGGTTCGCAGCTACCCCCTCGATGAGATGTTCCTGGCGGCGGCCAGTCTGGCGGTGTCCACCATCCCTGAGGGCCTGCCGGCGATCATGACCATTGCCCTGGCCGTGGGCGTTCAAAAAATGGCGCGACGCAACGCGATCATCCGTCGGCTCCCCGGGGTGGAGACCCTGGGATCGGTGTCGGTGATCTGCTCGGACAAGACCGGCACCCTGACCCGCAACGAAATGACCGTGCAGACCGTGGCCATGGCCAGGGACCTGGTGGATGTGGAGGGCGTCGGCTACGCACCGGAAGGTGCATTCCTGCGGGATCAGCAGGTCATCGAGCCCCGTGATGAAGCGGTGCTGGGCGAGGCCCTGCGGGGCGCACTGCTCTGCAATGACTCCATGCTTCATCACCGTGACGGCGACTGGACGCTGGAGGGCAATCCCACCGAGGGCGCCTTGCTGACGCTGGCGCTCAAGGCTGGTCTCGAGTCCGAGCAGATCCAGCGGGAAAGCCCTCGGGTGGATGTGATCCCCTTCGAGTCCGACCACAAGTACATGGCCACGCTGCATCACGACCACGCGGGCCACGGGGTGGTCTACCTCAAGGGCGCGCCGGAGCGGATCCTCGACCTTTGCCACACCCACGCCACGGTCCGGGGACCTGAGCCTCTTCGAAAAGCCGACTGGCTGGAGGTCATGGAAACCATCGCCGGGCGAGGGCAGCGGATCCTGGCGCTGGCGCGCCGGGCGACGACCCACGACGTTCATCAGCTGGATTATGGGGACATCGAATCCGGCGGCTTTGAGCTGGTGGCCCTGCTGGGCATTATCGACCCGCCCCGGGATGAGGCCATCGCCGCGGTGGCGGACTGTGCCAGCGCCCGGGTGCAAGTCAAGATGATTACCGGCGACCACCTGGCCACCGCCTATGCGGTCGCCCAACAGCTCGGCATTGTCCGCTCGGAAAGCCGCCATGCCATGGCCGGCCACGAGATTGATGAAATGGATGATGAAGCCCTGCGGGAAGCCGCGCTGCAGTGCGATGTCTTCGCGCGGACGACCCCGGAGCACAAGCTGCGACTGGTCCGGGCGCTTCAGGCCGGCGGTCGGGTGGTGGCCATGACCGGTGACGGCGTGAATGACGCCCCGGCGTTAAAACGCGCCGATGTGGGTGTCGCCATGGGCAACAAGGGCACGGAGGCGGCCAAGGAGGCCTCGGAAATGGTGCTGGCGGACGACAACTTCGCCTCCATCGCTCACGCCGTCGAAGAGGGGCGGACGGTTTACGACAACATCCGCAAGGCCATTCTGCACATGCTGCCCACTAACGCCGGGCAGTCTCTGACCATCATGATGGCCATTCTCATGGGCCTGACACTGCCGCTGACCCCGGTTCAGGTGCTGTGGGTGAACATGGTGACCAGCGTGACCCTGGCCATGGCGCTGGCCTTTGAAAAGAGCGAGCCCGGGGTCATGGACCGCGCACCCCGGGATCCCAACGCGCCGCTGCTGTCCGGCTTTCTGCTCTGGCGCATTCCTTTTGTGGCAATCCTGTTGTGGATTGGTACCTTCGGGCACTTCGTCTGGATGGAAACGGTGGCCCAGGTCCCCCAGGAGGTGGCGCGGACGGTGGCCATCAATACCTTGGTCGCGGGCCAGGCGTTCTATCTCCTGACCCTGCGCCTGATTCACGAGCCGGTGCTGGTGGGCTTTGCGGTGTTCCGCTCGTCGGCCATGTGGATTGCCATCGGCATTCTGGCCGTGTTGCAGCTGGCCTTTACCTACGCTCCCTGGGCCAATGCGCTGTTCGGCACCGCCCCCATCGGCCCTGGAGACTGGCTGCGGATCATGGCCTTTGGTGCAGCCGTATTCGTGGTGGTTGAACTTGAAAAGCTGGTGCGACTCTTAATGAGGCGGCATCAGGAGCGCATGGCATGA
- a CDS encoding DUF423 domain-containing protein, translating to MPVLLMLAAALGLLSVAFGAISEHAFRPNVDPEYFRYLMTAVRYNQVHAVALLALALGLAAPLAVETARRLRAAAWVMFVGTVLFSISIYLAVALDAMAITYVTPVGGTLLMVSWAMLIRAGWKAR from the coding sequence ATGCCAGTCCTGTTGATGCTCGCCGCCGCCCTTGGTTTGTTGTCCGTGGCCTTCGGGGCCATCTCCGAGCACGCCTTCCGCCCAAACGTGGACCCGGAGTATTTCCGGTATCTGATGACGGCGGTTCGCTATAACCAGGTGCATGCCGTGGCCCTGCTGGCCTTGGCTCTGGGGCTGGCAGCGCCGTTGGCCGTCGAGACGGCACGTCGGCTGCGAGCCGCGGCCTGGGTAATGTTCGTGGGGACGGTGCTGTTCAGCATCAGCATTTACCTCGCGGTGGCGCTGGACGCCATGGCGATCACCTACGTCACCCCGGTGGGCGGCACCTTGTTGATGGTCTCCTGGGCGATGCTGATCCGGGCCGGCTGGAAAGCCCGCTAA
- a CDS encoding YaiI/YqxD family protein codes for MHLWVDADACPVAIREILFRAAERVRARLTLIANQPLRTPPSPLIDSVQVGAGFDVADDEIVRRVSPGDLVITSDIPLASDVIDKGAAVLTPRGEEQTRENIRARLQMRDFMETLRSSGIHTGGPASMTAADRKRFADALDRYLAH; via the coding sequence GTGCACCTTTGGGTGGACGCCGACGCCTGTCCCGTGGCCATTCGGGAGATTCTTTTCCGGGCGGCCGAGCGGGTGCGGGCGCGATTGACGCTCATCGCCAATCAGCCGCTGCGCACCCCGCCGTCGCCGTTGATTGACAGCGTCCAGGTCGGGGCCGGTTTCGACGTGGCGGATGACGAGATCGTTCGCCGGGTCAGTCCGGGGGATCTGGTGATCACCAGCGATATTCCGCTGGCGTCGGACGTCATCGACAAGGGGGCGGCGGTGCTGACACCACGGGGCGAGGAGCAGACCCGCGAGAACATCCGCGCACGCCTGCAAATGCGGGATTTCATGGAGACACTGCGGAGCAGTGGCATCCACACCGGCGGCCCGGCCAGCATGACCGCTGCGGACCGCAAGCGGTTCGCCGATGCGCTGGACCGCTATCTCGCCCATTGA
- a CDS encoding histidine phosphatase family protein encodes MIRHAQTVANHEGRWQGHTDYPLSDLGHQQARHLARALAQTFERDGLTPTVLYSSPLGRAQATAGVISAALSRPITTFPELSEYDVGVFSARTWSELQSEHPDAVRDFAANRDWNAVPEAETLQSRGQRAAKVIEYLLANHGDEDTVIGVTHGGFMQYLLAAVLGTRRVWGVRPENTSVFEFELTRTAHGETTDSPEGLSTYRCRILRFNDTTHLDGLAEPNGGDAD; translated from the coding sequence TTGATTCGCCATGCCCAGACCGTCGCCAATCACGAAGGGCGTTGGCAGGGTCACACCGACTACCCTCTCAGTGATCTTGGTCATCAGCAGGCCCGGCATCTCGCCAGAGCCCTGGCCCAGACGTTTGAGCGAGACGGCCTCACCCCGACGGTGCTCTACAGCTCGCCGCTGGGACGAGCCCAGGCCACCGCTGGCGTGATCAGCGCAGCACTGTCCCGGCCGATCACCACATTCCCGGAGCTCAGTGAATATGACGTGGGCGTGTTCTCGGCCCGCACCTGGAGCGAGCTGCAAAGCGAGCATCCGGATGCAGTCCGGGATTTTGCCGCCAATCGCGACTGGAATGCGGTGCCCGAGGCTGAAACCCTTCAATCCCGTGGGCAACGCGCCGCCAAGGTCATCGAATATCTGCTGGCCAATCACGGCGATGAGGACACCGTCATCGGCGTCACCCATGGCGGCTTCATGCAGTATCTACTGGCGGCGGTGTTGGGGACGCGTCGGGTCTGGGGCGTGCGCCCAGAGAACACCTCGGTGTTCGAGTTCGAGCTGACCCGGACCGCTCATGGCGAGACCACGGATTCGCCGGAAGGGCTGAGCACCTATCGATGCCGCATCCTGCGGTTTAACGACACCACCCATCTGGATGGGCTGGCGGAACCCAACGGCGGTGACGCGGATTAG
- a CDS encoding alpha/beta hydrolase: protein MMTILRVLAVIGLVYIAFVTLLYVFQERLLYLPHIGGRDIVTTPAAAGLDYEEVNLRAQDGVALHGWYVPVTDPRATLLFFHGNAGNISHRMDSIEIFHRLGLSVLIIDYRGYGQSEGSPSESGTEKDARAAWRWLIEEAGQAPTDIVLFGRSLGAAVAAELAGEVDPAAVILESPFRSVPAIAGDVYPFIPARQLARLAYNTEQAVRHVDAPILVIHSRDDEIIPFSHGLAVHDAAEAPKQMLPIRGGHNTGFLESGEIYTQGIDEFLHGAIPSDLSDESE, encoded by the coding sequence ATGATGACAATCCTGCGCGTCCTGGCGGTTATCGGGCTGGTATACATCGCCTTCGTTACCCTGCTGTACGTATTCCAGGAGCGGCTGCTCTATCTGCCCCACATCGGGGGGCGCGACATCGTCACCACGCCAGCGGCCGCCGGGCTGGACTATGAGGAAGTCAATCTCCGGGCCCAGGACGGGGTTGCGCTGCACGGCTGGTATGTGCCCGTGACCGACCCGCGGGCGACCCTGCTCTTTTTCCATGGCAATGCCGGCAATATCTCGCACCGGATGGATTCCATCGAGATTTTCCACCGCCTCGGGCTGTCCGTCCTGATCATTGACTATCGGGGTTACGGCCAGAGCGAGGGCAGCCCCTCGGAGTCCGGGACCGAGAAAGACGCCCGGGCGGCCTGGCGATGGCTGATTGAAGAGGCAGGGCAGGCGCCCACAGACATCGTGCTGTTCGGACGATCCCTGGGAGCCGCCGTGGCCGCGGAGCTGGCCGGCGAGGTGGATCCGGCGGCGGTCATACTCGAGTCCCCCTTCCGCTCGGTGCCCGCCATCGCCGGCGACGTCTACCCCTTCATTCCCGCCCGGCAGCTCGCCCGATTGGCCTACAATACCGAGCAGGCCGTGCGGCACGTCGACGCGCCGATCCTCGTGATTCACAGCCGGGATGATGAAATCATTCCCTTCAGCCACGGGCTTGCCGTCCACGATGCCGCCGAGGCGCCAAAACAGATGCTGCCAATCCGTGGCGGCCACAACACCGGATTCCTCGAGAGCGGAGAAATTTACACCCAGGGCATTGATGAATTTCTCCACGGGGCGATTCCGTCTGACCTTTCGGATGAATCGGAGTGA
- a CDS encoding MFS transporter, with protein MSRPLAPKREIFGWAMFDFANQAYTLLIITVVFGDLFTRVIVGDGPDYRLGNFLWSLALAISNLLVVLSGPVFGAAMDYSARRKQFLFGSYLLTITATGLLYFIEPGWIIPAIILIIISNFAYAMGENFIASFLPDLGPRSAMGWISGMGWALGYIGGLMATAFTLFFLGGVSAENYDRIRWVGPFAAVFFLLAAIPTFMFLRERGRRRALPPGQSMIKAGVGRLRVTLREVSRFRDLSIMLISIFFAMSGISIIISFSFIYGSQVIGWEEHVRAIMFVVVQITAAIGAIGFGWIQSHIGAKVTYIITLSLWISAIVAIWQTPALTTLAQTLFGVTWEAQYVFLFAGCLAGLSLGSSQSAGRALVGMLTPPGKAAEFFGFWGLAGRLAAVFGILGLGLIQAWLGLADGILFCIALFVLALIAVIPVNETRGGEVAEGWRDPEDA; from the coding sequence ATGAGCCGGCCACTGGCGCCGAAGCGCGAAATTTTCGGCTGGGCGATGTTCGACTTCGCCAACCAGGCCTACACCCTGCTGATCATTACGGTGGTCTTCGGTGACCTGTTCACCCGGGTGATCGTCGGTGACGGGCCCGACTACCGCCTTGGCAACTTCCTCTGGAGCTTGGCGCTGGCCATCAGCAACCTGCTGGTTGTGCTCAGCGGGCCGGTGTTTGGCGCCGCCATGGACTACTCCGCCCGCCGCAAGCAGTTTCTCTTCGGCAGCTATCTGCTCACCATCACGGCGACCGGACTGCTGTATTTCATCGAGCCTGGATGGATCATTCCAGCCATTATTCTGATTATCATCTCCAACTTCGCCTATGCCATGGGCGAGAACTTCATCGCCAGTTTTCTGCCGGATCTGGGGCCCCGCTCGGCCATGGGCTGGATCTCCGGCATGGGTTGGGCGCTGGGGTATATCGGTGGCCTGATGGCCACGGCCTTCACGTTGTTCTTTCTGGGTGGAGTCAGCGCCGAGAATTATGACCGCATCCGCTGGGTGGGGCCGTTTGCCGCGGTGTTTTTCCTGCTGGCGGCGATCCCGACGTTCATGTTCCTGCGCGAACGCGGCCGGCGGCGCGCATTGCCCCCGGGGCAGAGCATGATTAAGGCGGGCGTGGGCCGGCTGCGGGTCACACTGCGGGAGGTGAGCCGATTCCGGGATCTCAGCATCATGCTGATCTCGATCTTCTTCGCCATGTCCGGCATTTCCATCATTATCAGTTTTTCGTTCATCTATGGCTCCCAGGTGATTGGCTGGGAGGAACATGTGCGCGCCATCATGTTTGTTGTGGTGCAGATCACGGCAGCCATCGGAGCGATTGGCTTTGGCTGGATTCAGAGCCATATCGGCGCCAAGGTGACTTACATCATCACCCTGTCGCTGTGGATCAGCGCCATTGTGGCCATCTGGCAGACGCCGGCGCTGACGACGCTGGCGCAGACCCTGTTCGGCGTCACCTGGGAAGCACAGTACGTCTTTCTGTTTGCCGGCTGCCTGGCCGGCCTCAGTCTTGGCTCCAGCCAGTCCGCCGGTCGCGCCCTGGTCGGCATGCTGACGCCCCCGGGCAAGGCGGCGGAATTCTTCGGGTTCTGGGGGTTGGCCGGCCGGCTGGCCGCGGTGTTCGGGATTCTGGGGCTGGGGCTGATTCAGGCCTGGCTGGGTCTGGCGGACGGCATTCTGTTCTGCATTGCACTGTTCGTGTTGGCGCTGATCGCGGTTATCCCGGTCAACGAAACCCGCGGTGGCGAGGTCGCCGAGGGTTGGCGGGACCCGGAGGACGCCTGA